The proteins below are encoded in one region of Stigmatopora argus isolate UIUO_Sarg chromosome 2, RoL_Sarg_1.0, whole genome shotgun sequence:
- the furina gene encoding furin (paired basic amino acid cleaving enzyme) a: MHRDGAASAEPMGAAPSSPSASSFRMTLVELLLCTLLILLLSGPEPVLGQKVFTNTWAVHIPGGREEAEQIANKHGFINYGHVFGDYYHFKHRTVAKRSLSDHRSTHVRLLKDPKVTWAEQQLVKRRKKRDIYVQLDDPNLKDQWYLYNSNHHDLNARAAWNLGYTGRGVVVSILDDGIEKNHPDLSQNYDPDASYDVNDGDPDPQPRYTQLNDNRHGTRCAGEVAAVANNGICGVGVAYNARIGGVRMLDGEVTDMVEAQSLSLNPQHIDIYSASWGPEDDGKTVDGPAKLAKEAFLRGVTEGRGGLGSIFVWASGNGGRDKDSCNCDGYTNSIYTLSISSSTQNGFVPWYSEACSSTLATTYSSGGPGEKQITTTDLKAKCTDSHTGTSASAPLAAGIIALALEANKNLTWRDMQHLVVRTSHPGHLSTNDWNINGVGRKVSHPYGYGLLDASEIVALAKTWTNVGPQRKCVITMVNEPKNIGGHLSVNKSVDACFNSPYHVSSLEHVQARLTLSYNRRGNLAIHLISPAGTRSTLLHPRPHDYSSDGFKDWAFMTTHSWDENPSGTWTLEIENVAGASDYGTLTQFILVLYGTGSPDDSQPANINCKTLDLKQTCLECNSGYYLYMQGCVTECPRGYAVGSTPVNYTVGNNISPASVPACLPCPLPCLTCSALSTDACLSCTAHRLLNNITGTCDRIAQYLRESPGSFMAGTGNAGVQPQLGSQLPVTVAILSCIAIVAVFAGVFLLLQLRSGAVIKFPSPEAAAGGFSLGRNRVVSYHGIPTVWGDDNVNTDSENEEFDIQNERTAFIKTQSAL, translated from the exons GTTTTTGGTGACTATTATCACTTCAAGCATCGTACGGTGGCGAAGCGATCGCTGTCAGATCATAGGAGTACACATGTGCGTCTACTAAAAGATCCCAAG GTGACCTGGGCAGAACAACAGTTGGTCAAACGTAGGAAAAAAAGGGACATCTATGTACAACTTGATGATCCAAATTTAAAGGATCAGTGGTACTTG TACAATTCGAACCACCATGACTTGAATGCAAGAGCTGCTTGGAATTTGGGATACACAGGTAGAGGAGTGGTGGTGTCCATCCTGGATGATGGAATAGAGAAGAACCATCCTGACCTGAGTCAGAATTAt GACCCAGATGCCAGCTATGACGTTAATGATGGGGACCCAGACCCTCAACCACGATATACACAGCTGAATGACAACAG GCATGGAACACGCTGTGCTGGTGAAGTAGCCGCAGTAGCCAACAATGGAATCTGTGGAGTCGGTGTGGCTTACAATGCCAGGATTGGAG GTGTGCGCATGCTGGATGGTGAGGTGACAGACATGGTGGAGGCCCAGTCTCTGAGCCTGAACCCCCAACACATTGACATCTACAGTGCCAGCTGGGGTCCAGAGGACGATGGCAAAACTGTGGATGGACCCGCCAAACTGGCCAAAGAGGCCTTTCTGCGTGGAGTTACTGAG GGTCGTGGAGGTTTGGGGTCCATCTTTGTGTGGGCATCTGGCAACGGTGGGAGGGATAAGGACAGTTGTAACTGTGATGGCTACACCAACAGCATCTACACCCTATCCATCAGCAGCTCCACCCAAAATGGCTTTGTCCCTTGGTACAGCGAGGCTTGCTCCTCAACCCTCGCCACCACCTACAGCTCGGGTGGCCCGGGTGAGAAACAGATA ACCACAACAGACCTGAAGGCTAAATGCACAGACTCCCACACAGGAACCTCTGCCTCGGCCCCACTGGCTGCTGGGATCATCGCTCTTGCTCTTGAGGCAAA CAAAAATTTGACCTGGAGGGACATGCAGCATCTGGTTGTGCGAACTTCTCACCCTggccacctgtccactaatgaCTGGAATATCAACGGGGTTGGACGCAAAG TCAGCCATCCATATGGATACGGCCTCCTTGATGCCAGTGAAATCGTCGCACTAGCAAAGACGTGGACCAACGTGGGGCCACAACGAAAATGTGTGATCACCATGGTCAACGAGCCAAA GAACATCGGGGGACACTTGTCAGTTAACAAGAGCGTGGATGCCTGCTTTAATAGCCCCTATCACGTGAGCTCGCTGGAACACGTCCAAGCTCGGCTCACTCTGTCGTACAACCGGAGGGGCAACCTGGCCATCCACCTCATTAGTCCTGCCGGGACGCGTTCCACACTGCTTCATCCAAG GCCTCATGACTACTCATCGGATGGTTTTAAAGACTGGGCTTTCATGACCACCCACTCCTGGGATGAGAACCCTTCTGGGACGTGGACGCTAGAGATTGAGAATGTCGCGGGGGCCAGTGACTATG gCACTCTAACCCAGTTCATCCTGGTGCTCTACGGCACGGGCTCCCCTGATGATTCCCAGCCTGCAAACATCAACTGTAAGACATTGGACCTCAAACAGACATGCCTTG aGTGCAATTCTGGCTACTACCTCTACATGCAAGGCTGTGTGACAGAATGTCCAAGAGGCTACGCCGTGGGCTCTACGCCCGTCAACTACACAGTGGGCAACAACATTTCGCCGGCCTCCGTCCCGGCCTGCCTGCCTTGCCCCCTACCCTGCCTGACGTGCAGCGCCCTCAGTACCGACGCCTGCCTGTCCTGCACCGCTCACAGATTGCTCAACAACATCACCGGCACGTGCGATCGCATCGCCCAGTACTTGCGCGAGTCCCCCGGCAGCTTCATGGCGGGCACAGGGAACGCGGGGGTGCAGCCCCAGCTCGGCTCCCAATTGCCCGTGACCGTGGCCATTCTCAGCTGCATTGCCATCGTGGCAGTCTTCGCGGGCGTCTTCCTCCTGCTGCAGCTGCGCTCCGGCGCCGTCATCAAGTTCCCGTCCCCGGAAGCCGCCGCCGGTGGCTTCAGCCTGGGCAGGAACAGGGTGGTGTCGTATCACGGCATTCCCACGGTGTGGGGGGACGACAACGTCAACACTGATTCGGAAAACGAAGAGTTTGACATCCAAAATGAGAGAACTGCCTTCATCAAAACACAAAGTGCtctttaa